From Triticum urartu cultivar G1812 chromosome 2, Tu2.1, whole genome shotgun sequence, a single genomic window includes:
- the LOC125539151 gene encoding 3-hydroxyacyl-[acyl-carrier-protein] dehydratase FabZ-like, with product METAAAVSVPRSACRAALPFPAPLKLQGRVALPRRALPGAPRQRLVARCAAADDSAAAELPIEKRFAAFPAVMDINQIREILPHRFPFLLVDRVIEYKAGEYAVAIKNVTINDNFFPGHFPERPIMPGVLMVEAMAQVGGIVMLQPEVGGSQDNFFFAGVDKVRFRKPVIAGDTLVMRMTLTKYQRKFGLAKMEGKAYVGGDVVCEGEFLLISATE from the coding sequence ATGGAGACAGCCGCCGCCGTGTCCGTGCCCAGATCCGCCTGCCGTGCCGCGCTCCCCTTCCCGGCGCCCCTCAAGCTCCAGGGCCGCGTTGCGCTCCCCCGCCGGGCGCTCCCTGGGGCGCCGAGGCAGCGCCTCGTCGCGCGCTGCGCGGCTGCCGACGACAGTGCGGCGGCAGAGCTCCCCATCGAGAAAAGGTTCGCCGCCTTCCCGGCCGTCATGGACATCAACCAGATCCGCGAGATCCTGCCCCACAGGTTCCCCTTCCTCCTGGTAGATAGGGTCATCGAGTACAAGGCAGGAGAGTATGCTGTTGCGATCAAGAATGTCACGATAAATGACAACTTCTTCCCCGGCCACTTCCCGGAGCGCCCGATAATGCCCGGCGTTCTCATGGTTGAGGCCATGGCCCAGGTCGGGGGCATCGTGATGCTGCAGCCTGAAGTCGGTGGATCCCAAGACAATTTCTTCTTTGCAGGGGTTGATAAGGTGAGATTCAGGAAGCCAGTGATTGCTGGTGACACTCTGGTCATGAGGATGACCCTCACCAAGTATCAGAGGAAATTCGGGCTTGCAAAGATGGAAGGAAAAGCTTATGTGGGTGGCGACGTAGTGTGTGAGGGGGAGTTCCTCCTTATTAGCGCCACTGAATGA